One Triticum dicoccoides isolate Atlit2015 ecotype Zavitan chromosome 4B, WEW_v2.0, whole genome shotgun sequence genomic window carries:
- the LOC119292178 gene encoding uncharacterized protein LOC119292178: MDPGGGAPALPVDMLVEILVRLRCSRAAARTGILSRSWRGLWTRLPVHVFRGVALGSIQAALDSIKAEGGPGALLLDISVPEASLSETELSERVPKLLDAAAALLPVELRLAVWENTPFKYVKVVVPRLPRAASVELQGLDLAFADEPGSRQGFPALERLSLTSCRAVLTNLLPRCPRLRVFRLRDDLLVCQHKNIIIRSSSLQELDVESKVPFLHRIDIEAPALKRLAMSFTSSNNIIVLVSVSAPMLDKVSWRCSYSTVSAGLGVSVGLGPWGLLSVRLHTAETNGQLHPHVHSSYSFSEGLNLTTEIERHMVTLFSVLELHVQTWGHVFGAFALHILEMDRISTAIQSLKVILLRSEDNEACPPNCDCELPNNNWRSQTISLTNLEKVEIEGFQGEGHEFDFLKLVFRCAPVLKTMSVRLSDEVTASSDDCCKKIHDVFKMYPFVECNVDLSSPGVNMQLP, from the exons ATGGATCCAGGCGGAGGAGCACCCGCCCTCCCGGTTGATATGCTTGTCGAGATCCTCGTCCGCCTCCGCTGCTCCCGCGCCGCCGCGCGGACCGGCATCCtctcccgctcgtggcgcggcctcTGGACCCGCCTCCCCGTCCATGTCTTCCGCGGCGTCGCGCTCGGCTCCATCCAAGCGGCGCTCGATTCGATCAAAGCCGAGGGCGGCCCCGGCGCGCTCCTCCTCGACATCTCCGTTCCGGAGGCGTCCCTCTCCGAAACGGAGTTGAGCGAGCGCGTCCCCAAGCTGCTCGACGCCGCCGCGGCGCTCTTGCCAGTGGAGCTCCGCCTCGCCGTCTGGGAAAACACGCCATTCAAGTACGTCAAAGTGGTCGTGCCCCGCCTCCCACGCGCCGcctcggtggagctgcaagggctGGATCTCGCCTTCGCCGACGAGCCAGGCAGCCGGCAGGGGTTCCCGGCGCTGGAGAGGCTCTCCCTCACGAGCTGCCGCGCCGTCCTCACGAACCTGCTCCCCCGCTGTCCGCGGCTGCGCGTGTTCAGGCTCAGGGATGATCTTCTTGTCTGTCAACACAAGAACATCATCATCAGATCCTCGTCGCTGCAGGAGCTGGATGTGGAGAGCAAGGTCCCCTTCCTGCACCGCATCGACATCGAGGCACCTGCGCTCAAGCGACTGGCCATGTCCTTCACCAGCAGCAACAACATCATTGTGTTGGTGTCCGTTTCGGCACCAATGCTGGACAAGGTGTCATGGCGCTGCAGCTATTCCACGGTGTCTGCCGGGCTTGGTGTGTCCGTCGGCCTTGGCCCTTGGGGCCTCCTGTCTGTGAGATTACACACAGCGGAGACCAATGGGCAGCTTCATCCTCACGTTCAT AGTTCATACAGCTTTTCAGAGGGGCTCAACCTTACGACGGAGATAGAGAGGCATATGGTTACCCTTTTCTCTGTCTTGGAGCTACACGTCCAAACGTGGGGGCATGTTTTTGGAGCATTTGCATTGCACATCCTTGAAATGGATCGGATTTCCACTGCTATACAAAGCCTTAAGGTCATCCTGCTGAGATCAGAG GATAATGAAGCATGCCCACCAAACTGCGATTGTGAGCTGCCCAATAATAACTGGAGAAGCCAGACTATCTCCTTGACCAATCTTGAAAAAGTGGAAATCGAAGGCTTCCAAGGAGAAGGTCATGAGTTCGATTTCTTGAAACTGGTATTTAGATGCGCACCAGTGCTGAAAACAATGTCTGTGAGGCTGTCAGATGAGGTCACAGCAAGTAGCGACGATTGCTGCAAGAAAATACATGACGTCTTCAAGATGTATCCTTTTGTGGAATGCAATGTGGATCTTAGTTCGCCTGG GGTCAACATGCAGCTGCCATAG
- the LOC119292180 gene encoding uncharacterized protein LOC119292180 isoform X4, producing MTQLGSLDVGASYIKKLKERVDELQRRRNSVQALDTLRGDTSIPTPTTTTTTSSGARSPEEEKAWEALEPVLQVRQHDDSSMEVRLICCMERPIKLHEVITIHEEEGAEIINANRSVAGHKMLYTIHSRLRLFSHENQAPSCMRSDRVLRYTDGANATPPKELVSNNDIGGTNKVTNHECESWVEQDQVMWSSLLASISPELLE from the exons ATGACCCAGCTAGGCAGCCTGGACGTGGGGGCGTCATACATCAAGAAGCTGAAGGAGAGGGTCGACGAGCTGCAACGTAGGAGGAACTCTGTGCAGGCCTTGGATACCTTAAGAGGAGATACTAGCATCCCAACACCCACTACCACCACTACCACAAGCAGCGGTGCAAGGTCGCCGGAAGAAGAGAAAGCTTGGGAGGCATTGGAACCAGTATTGCAGGTGCGGCAACACGACGATTCAAGCATGGAGGTGAGACTGATATGTTGCATGGAGAGGCCGATCAAGCTCCATGAGGTGATCACCATCCATGAGGAAGAAGGTGCTGAGATCATCAATGCCAATCGCTCTGTTGCTGGCCACAAAATGTTGTACACTATACACTCTCGG CTCCGACTTTTTTCACATGAAAATCAGGCACCGTCGTGCATGCGCAGCGATAGGGTCCTCAGGTACACCGATGGAGCCAACGCGACTCCTCCCAAGGAGCTCGTCAGCAACAATGATATAGGTGGAACCAATAAGGTGACAAACCACGAGTGTGAGTCTTGGGTTGAGCAAGACCAAGTGATGTGGAGTTCACTGCTTGCGTCAATATCACCAGAGCTGCTCGAGTAG
- the LOC119292180 gene encoding transcription factor bHLH168-like isoform X3 codes for MNAYALHSMEVKAKPARGGKRSRASGGMAVVLLEKKESEKERRKRMKALCEKLASLIPREHCCSSTDTMTQLGSLDVGASYIKKLKERVDELQRRRNSVQALDTLRGDTSIPTPTTTTTTSSGARSPEEEKAWEALEPVLQVRQHDDSSMEVRLICCMERPIKLHEVITIHEEEGAEIINANRSVAGHKMLYTIHSRAFSSRIGIDVSRVSERLGALV; via the exons ATGAATGCCTACGCTCTGCACTCG ATGGAGGTGAAGGCGAAGCCGGCGAGGGGCGGGAAGAGGAGCAGGGCGAGCGGCGGCATGGCGGTGGTGCTGCTGGAGAAGAAGGAGTCGGAGAAGGAGAGGAGGAAGCGCATGAAGGCGCTCTGCGAGAAGCTTGCATCCCTAATTCCAAGAGAACACTGCTGCTCCAGCACT GATACAATGACCCAGCTAGGCAGCCTGGACGTGGGGGCGTCATACATCAAGAAGCTGAAGGAGAGGGTCGACGAGCTGCAACGTAGGAGGAACTCTGTGCAGGCCTTGGATACCTTAAGAGGAGATACTAGCATCCCAACACCCACTACCACCACTACCACAAGCAGCGGTGCAAGGTCGCCGGAAGAAGAGAAAGCTTGGGAGGCATTGGAACCAGTATTGCAGGTGCGGCAACACGACGATTCAAGCATGGAGGTGAGACTGATATGTTGCATGGAGAGGCCGATCAAGCTCCATGAGGTGATCACCATCCATGAGGAAGAAGGTGCTGAGATCATCAATGCCAATCGCTCTGTTGCTGGCCACAAAATGTTGTACACTATACACTCTCGG GCCTTCAGCTCGAGAATTGGCATAGATGTTTCAAGGGTTTCTGAACGACTGGGGGCATTGGTTTGA
- the LOC119292179 gene encoding pentatricopeptide repeat-containing protein At1g03100, mitochondrial-like: MLRVARICTARRHSGRAVFALLACPPPCVDSHSLGHKCDATKRTGDKDTGFLNQKSHVVSRGACFSTTTETVLVQARDPSLLASEIEAAIDQQRFDDAWRAYEKHLHMDGLPRKSVLSKLITGFAATCDAHRLNQSYNVVDHTFRERHQLLEKEALIYLSLVLARCALPDLAVNVVRKLVKIEAYPPVAPWSAVIAHMCQTATGSFLAADMVMEIGYLFQNNRVDPRKKSNRPLLAMKPSSFTFNIVLTASLLFGTTKKAEQLLELMPRIGVKPEASLLIVMARIYEKNGHKDEIQKLKRHVDEACGLSESEFRQYYDCLLSCHLKFGDLDSAVDMVLDMLKKGNNAKRSLEAAKAVLEAVESNKLYLPCEKTGPENSGSPDKPVCTDRQMQNYSSFFKDKSFAKLELEARELHKLLSDKLQEQVGLVKSEHGVLHPTETMYAKLVKAFLEADKISALASFLVKASKEDSPVSVESSFVVQVINACISLGLLEQAHDLLDEMRFSGVRVGSSIYSSLLKAYCKEENHEDDITALLKDAQQAGIQLDSSCYEDLIQSRARHNNTTGALHLFKEMKSSNIQKSINREFEMLAQSCDSNEAALTAKLVEEVKSGHTVNHALHDWNNVIHFFCKKRLMHDAHKALSKMRVLGHTPNAQTFHSLVTAYAAVGGKYVEVTDLWGEMKVLANSNSMKFDQELLDSLLYCFVRGGFFLRAMEVIELMEKCEMFIDKYKYKSLWLKYHRTLYKGKAPKVQTEAQLIRREAALHFKRWIGLT; the protein is encoded by the coding sequence ATGCTTCGTGTTGCAAGAATCTGTACTGCAAGACGGCATTCAGGCCGTGCTGTATTCGCACTCCTTGCCTGTCCACCACCCTGTGTTGACTCTCACAGCTTGGGACACAAGTGTGATGCTACCAAGCGCACTGGTGACAAAGATACTGGATTCTTGAACCAGAAATCGCATGTTGTTAGTCGCGGCGCTTGCTTCTCCACCACTACCGAAACGGTTCTGGTTCAAGCCCGGGACCCGTCTCTGCTAGCATCTGAGATAGAGGCTGCGATCGACCAGCAGAGGTTCGATGATGCGTGGAGGGCCTACGAGAAGCACCTTCACATGGACGGACTCCCGAGAAAGTCGGTCTTGAGCAAGCTCATCACCGGCTTCGCGGCGACCTGTGACGCACACAGGCTTAACCAGTCGTACAACGTGGTTGATCACACGTTTCGGGAGAGGCATCAACTGCTGGAGAAGGAGGCCCTGATTTACCTGTCCCTTGTTCTTGCACGTTGCGCTCTTCCTGATCTTGCTGTAAATGTTGTGAGGAAGCTGGTGAAGATTGAAGCGTACCCGCCCGTCGCACCGTGGTCTGCAGTTATAGCACACATGTGTCAGACTGCGACCGGTTCGTTCCTTGCCGCCGACATGGTAATGGAGATCGGATACCTTTTCCAGAACAATAGAGTTGATCCGCGGAAGAAGAGCAACCGTCCGTTGCTAGCAATGAAGCCCAGTTCATTTACCTTCAACATTGTTCTGACTGCATCCCTCCTGTTTGGTACTACTAAAAAGGCGGAGCAGCTTCTTGAACTAATGCCCAGGATAGGGGTGAAACCTGAAGCCAGCCTGTTGATTGTTATGGCTCGCATATATGAAAAGAATGGACACAAAGATGAGATTCAGAAGTTGAAGAGGCATGTCGATGAGGCCTGTGGTCTCAGTGAATCAGAGTTCAGGCAGTACTATGATTGCCTGCTCTCCTGCCATTTGAAATTCGGGGATTTGGATTCTGCTGTGGATATGGTACTGGATATGCTTAAAAAGGGTAACAACGCAAAGCGGTCACTAGAAGCAGCTAAAGCAGTTCTTGAAGCAGTCGAATCTAACAAATTGTATCTTCCTTGTGAGAAAACGGGCCCTGAAAATTCAGGTTCCCCAGATAAACCTGTGTGTACTGATCGCCAAATGCAAAATTACTCTTCATTCTTCAAAGATAAGAGCTTTGCAAAGCTTGAATTAGAGGCGAGAGAATTACACAAGCTATTGTCAGATAAGCTGCAGGAACAGGTTGGACTGGTAAAATCTGAACATGGTGTCCTCCATCCAACTGAAACAATGTATGCCAAACTAGTTAAAGCTTTCTTGGAAGCAGATAAGATCAGTGCATTGGCATCGTTTCTTGTGAAGGCAAGCAAAGAGGATTCACCTGTGTCTGTTGAGAGCTCCTTTGTTGTACAAGTGATAAATGCATGCATTTCTCTTGGGTTATTAGAGCAAGCACATGACCTTCTTGACGAGATGAGATTTTCTGGAGTTAGAGTTGGTTCTTCCATTTATTCGTCACTCCTAAAAGCTTACTGCAAAGAGGAGAATCATGAAGATGATATAACTGCACTTTTGAAGGATGCTCAACAGGCAGGAATCCAGCTTGATTCAAGCTGCTACGAAGATTTGATACAATCCAGGGCACGTCACAATAACACCACAGGTGCTCTCCATCTTTTTAAAGAGATGAAGAGCTCAAACATTCAAAAATCTATTAACAGGGAGTTTGAGATGTTAGCACAAAGCTGTGATAGCAATGAAGCTGCTTTGACAGCTAAGCTAGTGGAAGAAGTCAAAAGTGGCCATACAGTTAATCATGCCCTTCATGACTGGAACAATGTTATACATTTCTTCTGTAAGAAGAGATTAATGCACGATGCTCACAAAGCACTGAGCAAGATGCGTGTTTTAGGCCACACGCCAAACGCACAAACTTTCCATTCTTTAGTAACTGCTTATGCTGCTGTTGGTGGCAAGTATGTGGAGGTGACAGATTTGTGGGGCGAAATGAAAGTTCTGGCCAACTCCAACTCAATGAAATTTGATCAGGAACTGTTGGACTCTCTGTTGTATTGCTTTGTGAGAGGTGGTTTCTTCCTTCGAGCAATGGAAGTCATAGAATTGATGGAAAAGTGCGAGATGTTTATAGACAAATACAAGTACAAGTCCCTGTGGCTTAAATATCATAGAACATTGTACAAAGGTAAGGCTCCTAAGGTGCAAACAGAAGCTCAACTGATAAGGAGAGAAGCAGCACTGCATTTCAAGAGATGGATTGGGTTGACATGA
- the LOC119292177 gene encoding putative disease resistance RPP13-like protein 1, with protein MPKDLVRIEGGKLLAEHNSSSTKATECGGISFFTCIPSCKKRHDIAIKIRDFNGELEKISELGAKILKLQSMQHKAEAPLVKQMRTCHLVEPNLVGKETLHACTRLVELVLGQKKKKAYKVGITGTGGVGKTTLAQKIYNDQKIKGAFSNQAWICVSQEYSEVALLKEVLRNFGVHEEQGETVGELSSKLAEAIRGKSFFLVLDDVWQPQVWTNLLRVPLHAAATGVILVTTRHDTVAHVIGVEDVHRVELMALDVGWELLWKSMNINQENDVQNLRHIGLEIVRKCGGLPLAIKVTASVLATKAKTQNEWRKIMERSAWSMGNLPTELNGALYLSYDDLPRHLKQCFLYLILYPEDQYMYRDDLIRLWIAEGFVEEHKEQLLEDTAEEYYYELIYRNLLQPDPLRFDRSMCKMHDLLRQIAQHFSRDENYCGDPQSLQVTTLSRLRRVSVVTDKDSLMLPNVDNEKIRARTLLIHSTKKLRVENTVFKRLPCIRVLDLTGSPIKSIPDCVGSLIHLRLLDLDETAISCLPESIGSLINLQILNLQRCKALHSLPSSITQLCNLRRLGLGGTPINQVPKGIGKLEFLNDLEGFPIGGTSDGANTQDGWKLEELGHLWQLRQLDMIKLERASPSTTDSPFLRDKKYLKFLTLCCTQRKEEPNSQDISNIEDIFEQLIPPHNLEKLVIDEFFGRGYPTWLGTSIHLSSTTYLNLTNCKHCVHLPPLGQLASLKYLKIAGATAVTKIGPEFVGCGEGNPTFPKLEYLVFKEMPNWSEWSFVEEEEEEEDAVAAATEGGETETSPPMQLLPCLKRLELLGCSKLRGLPRQLGPEATNLKELFIIGASCLKAVEELPFVESFLISGCHQVLERLSNLPRLRELRINDCQTLRRVEALASLQQLWLTENMLEISSLLWVPGLQQQRRQLDGHGEDPLDVYQWAMPLVD; from the coding sequence ATGCCGAAGGACTTGGTGAGAATTGAAGGAGGCAAGTTACTAGCTGAACATAATTCCTCATCAACAAAGGCAACTGAATGTGGTGGAATTTCATTTTTCACATGCATTCCCAGTTGTAAGAAGCGTCATGATATTGCCATAAAAATCAGAGATTTTAATGGAGAACTCGAGAAGATTTCAGAGTTGGGAGCAAAAATTTTAAAACTCCAGAGTATGCAGCATAAAGCGGAAGCTCCACTGGTGAAGCAGATGAGAACTTGCCACCTTGTGGAGCCGAATCTTGTGGGAAAGGAAACTTTACATGCTTGCACAAGATTGGTTGAACTGGTGCTTGGACAAAAGAAAAAGAAGGCCTACAAGGTTGGTATTACTGGAACAGGAGGGGTTGGGAAGACAACTCTGGCTCAGAAAATATATAATGACCAAAAAATAAAAGGAGCATTTAGCAACCAAGCATGGATTTGTGTTTCTCAGGAGTACTCTGAAGTCGCTCTATTGAAAGAAGTTCTTCGAAATTTTGGTGTACATGAAGAGCAAGGTGAAACTGTGGGAGAGCTCAGCAGCAAGCTTGCAGAGGCCATTCGAGGAAAAAGTTTCTTCCTTGTGCTAGATGATGTTTGGCAGCCTCAGGTGTGGACCAATCTACTGAGAGTTCCATTACATGCTGCTGCAACCGGAGTAATTCTAGTAACCACTCGACATGATACAGTTGCACATGTAATTGGGGTGGAAGATGTGCATCGAGTAGAGTTGATGGCATTAGATGTAGGATGGGAACTGCTTTGGAAGAGTATGAACATTAATCAAGAAAATGATGTGCAAAACCTTAGGCATATAGGGCTGGAAATTGTTCGTAAATGTGGCGGACTTCCTCTTGCAATCAAAGTTACTGCTAGTGTTCTAGCAACTAAAGCAAAAACTCAGAATGAGTGGAGAAAGATTATGGAGAGAAGTGCATGGTCTATGGGCAATCTTCCAACCGAGCTCAATGGTGCTCTGTATTTGAGTTACGATGATCTGCCACGGCATTTGAAGCAATGCTTCCTCTATTTGATCTTATACCCAGAAGATCAATACATGTACCGAGATGATCTTATCAGGCTGTGGATTGCTGAAGGCTTTGTTGAGGAGCATAAAGAACAACTTCTGGAAGATACAGCTGAAGAATATTACTATGAGTTGATATATAGGAATCTACTGCAACCAGACCCTTTACGTTTTGACCGCAGCATGTGCAAAATGCATGATCTCTTGAGACAAATTGCTCAGCACTTTTCAAGAGACGAAAATTATTGTGGCGACCCACAATCATTACAGGTTACAACCTTGTCCAGGCTACGGCGTGTTTCAGTTGTCACTGACAAGGATTCTTTAATGCTGCCCAATGTGGACAACGAGAAGATTAGAGCAAGGACACTGTTAATTCATTCCACTAAGAAATTGAGAGTTGAAAATACAGTTTTCAAGAGGCTTCCATGCATCAGAGTTTTAGATCTGACTGGTTCACCTATAAAAAGTATTCCAGATTGCGTTGGTAGTTTGATCCATCTACGACTTCTTGATCTGGATGAGACAGCCATATCTTGTCTTCCAGAGTCCATCGGTTCTCTGATAAATCTTCAGATACTGAACTTGCAAAGGTGCAAAGCTCTGCACAGCCTTCCTTCGTCGATCACACAGTTGTGCAATTTAAGGCGCCTTGGTCTTGGTGGCACACCAATAAATCAGGTGCCAAAAGGGATAGGTAAACTAGAATTCCTCAATGATCTGGAAGGATTTCCTATTGGTGGTACAAGTGATGGCGCTAATACACAAGATGGATGGAAGTTGGAAGAGTTGGGGCATCTTTGGCAGCTAAGGCAGCTTGACATGATCAAATTGGAAAGAGCATCCCCTAGCACGACAGATTCTCCATTTTTAAGAGACAAAAAGTATCTCAAATTTCTGACTCTATGTTGCACTCAACGGAAGGAAGAACCAAATTCACAAGATATCAGCAATATTGAGGACATTTTTGAGCAGCTAATCCCTCCACACAACTTGGAAAAACTTGTTATTGATGAATTCTTTGGTCGAGGGTATCCCACCTGGCTTGGTACTAGTATCCATTTGTCTTCAACAACATACTTGAACCTTACTAATTGCAAACACTGTGTCCATCTTCCACCACTAGGGCAGCTGGCCAGCCTGAAATATCTAAAAATTGCTGGAGCAACTGCAGTTACCAAGATTGGACCTGAATTTGTTGGATGCGGGGAGGGTAATCCCACCTTCCCCAAGCTCGAATACCTCGTCTTCAAAGAAATGCCCAACTGGAGCGAGTGGTCctttgttgaagaagaagaagaagaagaagatgcagtgGCAGCAGCTACAGAAGGGGGAGAGACCGAGACGTCTCCCCCGATGCAGCTGCTGCCATGCCTGAAGAGGTTGGAGCTTCTTGGCTGCTCCAAGCTGAGAGGTCTCCCACGACAGCTTGGACCGGAGGCCACCAACCTGAAAGAGCTCTTTATTATTGGAGCAAGCTGCTTGAAGGCAGTGGAGGAACTCCCTTTCGTGGAGAGCTTCTTGATCTCGGGATGTCATCAAGTCCTGGAGAGGCTCTCGAACCTTCCTCGACTGAGAGAGCTACGCATAAACGATTGCCAAACATTGAGGCGTGTCGAGGCGCTGGCAAGCTTGCAGCAGCTGTGGTTGACAGAGAATATGCTGGAGATCTCTTCTTTACTGTGGGTGCCAGGGCTGCAACAACAGCGCCGTCAGCTTGACGGCCATGGGGAAGACCCGCTGGATGTCTACCAATGGGCAATGCCTCTAGTAGATTAG
- the LOC119292180 gene encoding uncharacterized protein LOC119292180 isoform X1, with product MNAYALHSMEVKAKPARGGKRSRASGGMAVVLLEKKESEKERRKRMKALCEKLASLIPREHCCSSTDTMTQLGSLDVGASYIKKLKERVDELQRRRNSVQALDTLRGDTSIPTPTTTTTTSSGARSPEEEKAWEALEPVLQVRQHDDSSMEVRLICCMERPIKLHEVITIHEEEGAEIINANRSVAGHKMLYTIHSRLRLFSHENQAPSCMRSDRVLRYTDGANATPPKELVSNNDIGGTNKVTNHECESWVEQDQVMWSSLLASISPELLE from the exons ATGAATGCCTACGCTCTGCACTCG ATGGAGGTGAAGGCGAAGCCGGCGAGGGGCGGGAAGAGGAGCAGGGCGAGCGGCGGCATGGCGGTGGTGCTGCTGGAGAAGAAGGAGTCGGAGAAGGAGAGGAGGAAGCGCATGAAGGCGCTCTGCGAGAAGCTTGCATCCCTAATTCCAAGAGAACACTGCTGCTCCAGCACT GATACAATGACCCAGCTAGGCAGCCTGGACGTGGGGGCGTCATACATCAAGAAGCTGAAGGAGAGGGTCGACGAGCTGCAACGTAGGAGGAACTCTGTGCAGGCCTTGGATACCTTAAGAGGAGATACTAGCATCCCAACACCCACTACCACCACTACCACAAGCAGCGGTGCAAGGTCGCCGGAAGAAGAGAAAGCTTGGGAGGCATTGGAACCAGTATTGCAGGTGCGGCAACACGACGATTCAAGCATGGAGGTGAGACTGATATGTTGCATGGAGAGGCCGATCAAGCTCCATGAGGTGATCACCATCCATGAGGAAGAAGGTGCTGAGATCATCAATGCCAATCGCTCTGTTGCTGGCCACAAAATGTTGTACACTATACACTCTCGG CTCCGACTTTTTTCACATGAAAATCAGGCACCGTCGTGCATGCGCAGCGATAGGGTCCTCAGGTACACCGATGGAGCCAACGCGACTCCTCCCAAGGAGCTCGTCAGCAACAATGATATAGGTGGAACCAATAAGGTGACAAACCACGAGTGTGAGTCTTGGGTTGAGCAAGACCAAGTGATGTGGAGTTCACTGCTTGCGTCAATATCACCAGAGCTGCTCGAGTAG
- the LOC119292180 gene encoding uncharacterized protein LOC119292180 isoform X2 — protein MNAYALHSMEVKAKPARGGKRSRASGGMAVVLLEKKESEKERRKRMKALCEKLASLIPREHCCSSTDTMTQLGSLDVGASYIKKLKERVDELQRRRNSVQALDTLRGDTSIPTPTTTTTTSSGARSPEEEKAWEALEPVLQVRQHDDSSMEVRLICCMERPIKLHEVITIHEEEGAEIINANRSVAGHKMLYTIHSRAPSCMRSDRVLRYTDGANATPPKELVSNNDIGGTNKVTNHECESWVEQDQVMWSSLLASISPELLE, from the exons ATGAATGCCTACGCTCTGCACTCG ATGGAGGTGAAGGCGAAGCCGGCGAGGGGCGGGAAGAGGAGCAGGGCGAGCGGCGGCATGGCGGTGGTGCTGCTGGAGAAGAAGGAGTCGGAGAAGGAGAGGAGGAAGCGCATGAAGGCGCTCTGCGAGAAGCTTGCATCCCTAATTCCAAGAGAACACTGCTGCTCCAGCACT GATACAATGACCCAGCTAGGCAGCCTGGACGTGGGGGCGTCATACATCAAGAAGCTGAAGGAGAGGGTCGACGAGCTGCAACGTAGGAGGAACTCTGTGCAGGCCTTGGATACCTTAAGAGGAGATACTAGCATCCCAACACCCACTACCACCACTACCACAAGCAGCGGTGCAAGGTCGCCGGAAGAAGAGAAAGCTTGGGAGGCATTGGAACCAGTATTGCAGGTGCGGCAACACGACGATTCAAGCATGGAGGTGAGACTGATATGTTGCATGGAGAGGCCGATCAAGCTCCATGAGGTGATCACCATCCATGAGGAAGAAGGTGCTGAGATCATCAATGCCAATCGCTCTGTTGCTGGCCACAAAATGTTGTACACTATACACTCTCGG GCACCGTCGTGCATGCGCAGCGATAGGGTCCTCAGGTACACCGATGGAGCCAACGCGACTCCTCCCAAGGAGCTCGTCAGCAACAATGATATAGGTGGAACCAATAAGGTGACAAACCACGAGTGTGAGTCTTGGGTTGAGCAAGACCAAGTGATGTGGAGTTCACTGCTTGCGTCAATATCACCAGAGCTGCTCGAGTAG